The Streptomyces cathayae DNA segment CTCTCCGGGGGCATGCGCACCTTTCTGCGGACCGCAGGGGACACGGACCGCTACGGGGACGGGTTCCCCACACCGGAACTCTAATCGCCTCGGCGGAAAAACTGCCACGGCGCACACAGATATCCGCGCCTGCCCCTGCTTCCGCTCGCGGAGGGGGAACGGACACGGATCCCCCTCTCGCGAGGGGGTCGCTCAGACGTGCCCGGGACCTCCACTGCCGAAGCCGCCGCTGGAACCGGGCAGCCAGCGCCGCCGCTGCTGGTCCTTCCCCGTTCTGGTCGCGGCGTGACGGAGCTGGTAGGGCATGAGCCGTTCGCCGTCCCTGGACACCTTCGCGATCTCGTCCGGCTCCCGCATCTCCCGCATCTCGTGGACCGCACCGGTCTCCGGCAGCTTCGGCTGGTCCTCGGGGGCGGGGCGGGGCTCCTCCTGATCCATGACCTTCATGCCGACACGTACGGCCCAGACCAGCGCGCCGGCTATCACCAGCCCGCCGACGAAGGCCGCGAGCAGACTCAGCACTTGCTGGCTCGCGGCCAGCAGTTCATACGATGCCGTGTTCATGGTCCGATTATGGACGAGAAAGTGAGATAAAGCACTCGAATGCCCCACTTGTCCGTTCAGGGGCCCCGGCGGGCGTCCACGCTCATTCGGCCGCTCCGGCAGGCGGCGGCCTCCGCGCCATGACAAGTTACCGACGGAGGGAAGGCCGGAACGGGCCGTCGCGTCCCCACGTGTGCAGCTCGGGGCCCACCCCCGGCCTTCCCCCCTCACCCCGCCCCGTCCCGCAGACACATCGACGGGACCGGCGGCGCCGGCGCCTTCCCAGAGCAACGGCTTCCGGAGAGCCGGCCCGGCTCTCCGGTCAGCCCAGGCGCAGCGGTAGTTCCCTCAGGCCGCGCAGCAGGGTGCTCGTTCGCCAGGTGAGGGTCGTCGGGTCGGTGGCGAAGGCGAGGGAGGGGTAGCGGTCGAGGAGGAGGCGGAGGGCGATCACTGCCTCCGCGCGGGCCAGAGGGGCGCCGAGGCAGTGATGGAGGCCGTGGCCGAAGCCCAGGTGGCCCCGGGGGCGGCGGGTGATGTCGAAACGGTCGGGGTCCGGGAAGGCCAGCGGGTCACGGGAGGCCGCCGCCAGCGACACCAGCACCGCGTCTCCCGCGTCGACGCGGGTGCCGGCCAGGTCCAGCCCTTCGGCCGCGAAGCGGAACGCGCCCGCGTGGACGGGAGAGTTGTAGCGCAGCGACTCCTCGATCGTCCCGTCGACGAGTGACGGGTCGGCGCGGAGCCGGGCGAGCTGGTCCGGGTGGGCCAGCAGGCTGTGCAGGGTCGCCGAGATCAGGTTGACCGTCGTCTCATGACCGGCGACGAGGAGGAGGAAGGCCGTTCCGAGCAGTTCCTCCGGAGTGAGGCCGCCGGCTGTGGATCCGGGTTCGGGGGCGGGGCCCGCACTCGCGTCGTCGGTCGCCGTGGCCAGGGCCGCGAGCAGGGAGCCGTCCGGGGTCCGGGCCTTCTCGGCGGTCAGGTCGGTGAGGTAGCCGGCCAGGGCGCCCGCCGAAGCGGCGGCGTCCTCCTCACCGGTGGGCATGACCAGCTCGTTCGACCAGGTGTGGAAGGCCGTGCGATCCGCCGCGGGCACGCCCAGCACCTCACAGATCACCGTGACGGGCAGCGGCAGTGCGTAACCGCCCACCAGGTCGGCGGTGCCCTGCCCGGGCAGTTCCGCGAGCAGTTCCCGCGCGATGTCCTCGATGCGCGGACGCAGCCCGGCGATCCGTCCCGGTGCGAAGTGGCCCGCCACCAGTCGCCGCAGGCGCGTGTGCTGCGGTGGGTCGCTCTGGAGCATGTTGCGGCCGATGGCGTGACCGCCGTCGGTCCCCCAGGTCGCGGAGTGCCGGATGTCGTTGCGCAGCCGGGGGTCGGTCAGCGCACGGCGGACCGCCTCGTGCGTGACCACCAGCCAGCTGTCCCCGCTGCCGGGGACGTGGACGCGGTGCACAGGGCCCTTGGCGCGCAGCGCCGCGTGGACGGCGTACGGGTCGGCCGCCGGGTCGAGGTCCTCGGGGACCGGTTCCTTCGGGGTGGGCGCTCGCATGCCACCGTCCTTTCCCTGTCTGCTCCGTGTCTGCGGTGTCGTACCTCGGTCCACCGGGCTCACCTCACCGACCGGGCCATACGTCGGCCGTCGCGTCCGCCACGGCAACCCCCTGGGCGCGTCCCGCGCGGGCGGCGGCCGGGCGACGGACGTCGGCCGTCATGTCACGGCCCATGGCGCGGCGGGCCGCGGCGTTCGGCGTGACGAGGGTGACCTCGGTGCCCTCGGCCCTGAGAGCGGCCGCCTGCCGCCGGGCGTCGGGATGCGGGCCGACGGCCGAGGGAATCGGCGTGAGGGCCAGCACCCGCTCGTCACCGCGGGCCAGTTGGAGGTTGCCGGTGGAACGGGTGCCGCCGTCGATCCAGCGCCGTCCGGCAGCCGTGATCGGCGGCCACACCACCGGCACCGCACAGCCGGCGGCGACCGCCTCAAGGAGCGTGAGCCCGGAGTCGGCGTCGAAAGCGTGCACCTCTCCGGTCACGGCATCGACCGCGGTGATCCGCAGCCTCCCTCCGGCCGGCCAGTCGACGGCGCCCCGCAGCAGGGGGCGCAGGGCGTCGAACACCTCGGACTCGGGGCCGGTGCGCGCGGCGAGGGCGGTCCGTCCCAGACGCCGTACCGAACGGTCGGGGTCGCGGGAGCCGAGCGCGGCCCAGAGAAAGCGGAGCGTCGTGGGCAGGCCGGAGCCGATGTCGATCCGGTCGGCGCCGGTGAGCTGACGCTCGTACATCTCGGCCGGCGGCTCTCCCCCGAGCAGCCGGGAGCCGAAGATCGCGCCGGCCGAGGTGCCGATGACGACGTCCGCCCGGTCCAGGTCGATTCCGGCTTCCGCGAGACCGGCGAGCACCCCGGTCAGCCAGGCTCCGCCGACCGGGCCCCCGCCCCCGAGCACCAGCGCGGTTCCGCCCATCAGGTGTCCCTTCCGACGCTTCGAAGCAGCCTAAACGGGGAGTACTCCCCGTTTACTGTCCCGACGATAACATCCTCACCGGGGAGCACTCCCCGGTTCACGCGGAGACGGAGGGACGGATGGACGGAGGGACGGACAGAAGCGTCGGCCAGGACTCCACGGCCCCGGAGTCGCAGCCCGCGCCCCGGCAGCGGCGCGACGCCCGGCGCAACCGGGACCGGTTGGTGGCGGCGGCCCGCGAGGTGTTCGCCGAGCAGGGGCTCGACGCGCCGCTCGACGTGATCGCCCGCCGGGCAGGCGTCGGCAACGCGACGCTCTACCGGCACTTCCCCGCCCGCGCGGCACTCGTCGACGCCGTCTTCCGCGACCAGTTGACGGACACGATGGCGGCAGGCGAGCGGGCCCGGACCGCCCCCGACGCCTGGACGGGTCTGCACGACTACCTCGACGTCGTCTTCGGCACCCTGGCCGCCGACCGCGGCACCAACGACCTCATGACCACCCACCTGCCGGACGTCGAGTCCCTGCGGTCCGTGCACGCCCACAACCGCCGGACGGTGGAACTGCTGCTCGACCGGGGCCGGGAGGAGGGCACCGTGCGTCCCGACGTCACCACGGAGGACGTCCTGTTCG contains these protein-coding regions:
- a CDS encoding patatin-like phospholipase family protein, whose protein sequence is MGGTALVLGGGGPVGGAWLTGVLAGLAEAGIDLDRADVVIGTSAGAIFGSRLLGGEPPAEMYERQLTGADRIDIGSGLPTTLRFLWAALGSRDPDRSVRRLGRTALAARTGPESEVFDALRPLLRGAVDWPAGGRLRITAVDAVTGEVHAFDADSGLTLLEAVAAGCAVPVVWPPITAAGRRWIDGGTRSTGNLQLARGDERVLALTPIPSAVGPHPDARRQAAALRAEGTEVTLVTPNAAARRAMGRDMTADVRRPAAARAGRAQGVAVADATADVWPGR
- a CDS encoding TetR/AcrR family transcriptional regulator; this encodes MDGGTDRSVGQDSTAPESQPAPRQRRDARRNRDRLVAAAREVFAEQGLDAPLDVIARRAGVGNATLYRHFPARAALVDAVFRDQLTDTMAAGERARTAPDAWTGLHDYLDVVFGTLAADRGTNDLMTTHLPDVESLRSVHAHNRRTVELLLDRGREEGTVRPDVTTEDVLFALAALGRAVPPLTTAAGPDAWRRPLALFLDGLRTAPASPLPGRALTGAELGDVLQEMGPHRPRAGGAG
- a CDS encoding DUF6479 family protein: MNTASYELLAASQQVLSLLAAFVGGLVIAGALVWAVRVGMKVMDQEEPRPAPEDQPKLPETGAVHEMREMREPDEIAKVSRDGERLMPYQLRHAATRTGKDQQRRRWLPGSSGGFGSGGPGHV
- a CDS encoding cytochrome P450 family protein, with translation MRAPTPKEPVPEDLDPAADPYAVHAALRAKGPVHRVHVPGSGDSWLVVTHEAVRRALTDPRLRNDIRHSATWGTDGGHAIGRNMLQSDPPQHTRLRRLVAGHFAPGRIAGLRPRIEDIARELLAELPGQGTADLVGGYALPLPVTVICEVLGVPAADRTAFHTWSNELVMPTGEEDAAASAGALAGYLTDLTAEKARTPDGSLLAALATATDDASAGPAPEPGSTAGGLTPEELLGTAFLLLVAGHETTVNLISATLHSLLAHPDQLARLRADPSLVDGTIEESLRYNSPVHAGAFRFAAEGLDLAGTRVDAGDAVLVSLAAASRDPLAFPDPDRFDITRRPRGHLGFGHGLHHCLGAPLARAEAVIALRLLLDRYPSLAFATDPTTLTWRTSTLLRGLRELPLRLG